A section of the Girardinichthys multiradiatus isolate DD_20200921_A chromosome 5, DD_fGirMul_XY1, whole genome shotgun sequence genome encodes:
- the LOC124868966 gene encoding CMRF35-like molecule 8 isoform X1 has translation MCLNSTMRIFFTATIWWLTVGGSSPLVEGTNKEPLNTACNGTRVDQTAHVGESVSITCKYPQADKSSIRYFCRHAGNFTCTNIISAQHSKYTKLPRFSLTDDKQQGAYTVLIFTLTQEDAGKYQCALKTHNSITCLQDVLLHVLTKTGSKTGQPPGQPEQLAAPPTKSIRIQQDFRSGQGSSSGPIAGIVCAVLIVVVIVVLILCRRKLFNRQVSCASEGASEQKTNTVQITERNDGDHQYEEIQMQNKQANTVCSHYSTVNPPAEDLHYTSINIKGDRSTGTDNNKNGSCTSNISAEGAAHAPAETTLYSTIAKHGE, from the exons ATGTGTCTAAACTCAACAATGAGGATATTTTTTACAGCTACTATCTGGTGGCTGACAG TTGGTGGAAGTTCGCCTTTAGTTGAAGGGACAAACAAAGAACCCCTCAATACTGCCT GCAACGGTACTAGAGTGGACCAAACAGCACATGTTGGAGAATCTGTTTCTATCACCTGCAAATATCCACAAGCAGATAAAAGCAGCATCAGATACTTCTGCAGACATGCTGGAAACTTCACCTGCACAAATATAATTTCAGCGCAGCATTCTAAATACACGAAACTGCCCAGGTTTTCCCTCACTGATGATAAACAGCAGGGGGCGTACACAGTGTTAATCTTCACTCTGACTCAGGAGGATGCCGGCAAATATCAGTGTGCCTTGAAAACACATAATTCCATCACATGCTTGCAAGACGTCCTCCTCCATGTTCTGA CCAAAACCGGCAGCAAAACAGGACAGCCCCCAGGTCAACCTGAGCAACTTGCAGCGCCACCAACAAAAAGCATTAGAATCCAGCAAGATTTTCGTTCTG GCCAAGGAAGCAGTTCAG GCCCGATCGCTGGTATTGTGTGTGCTGTCTTGATAGTGGTGGTTATAGTTGTACTCATACTGTGCAGACGGAAACTCTTCAACAGACAAG TGAGTTGTGCTTCAGAGGGAGCATCAGAGCAGAAGACAAACACTGTACAAATCACAGAG AGAAATGATGGAGATCACCAATATGAAGAAATCCAGATGCAGAACAAACAAGCGAACACAGTCTGCTCTCATTATTCCACAGTAAACCCACCTGCAGAGGACCTGCACTACACCAGCATCAATATCAAGGGAGACAGGTCCACTGGtactgataataataaaaatggatCTTGCACCTCAAACATCAGTGCCGAAGGTGCAGCACATgctccagcagagacaactCTCTACAGTACCATTGCAAAGCATGGAGAATAG
- the LOC124868966 gene encoding CMRF35-like molecule 8 isoform X2, with amino-acid sequence MCLNSTMRIFFTATIWWLTVGGSSPLVEGTNKEPLNTACNGTRVDQTAHVGESVSITCKYPQADKSSIRYFCRHAGNFTCTNIISAQHSKYTKLPRFSLTDDKQQGAYTVLIFTLTQEDAGKYQCALKTHNSITCLQDVLLHVLTKTGSKTGQPPGQPEQPTKSIRIQQEFCSGPIAGIVCAVLIVVVIVVLILCRRKLFNRQVSCASEGASEQKTNTVQITERNDGDHQYEEIQMQNKQANTVCSHYSTVNPPAEDLHYTSINIKGDRSTGTDNNKNGSCTSNISAEGAAHAPAETTLYSTIAKHGE; translated from the exons ATGTGTCTAAACTCAACAATGAGGATATTTTTTACAGCTACTATCTGGTGGCTGACAG TTGGTGGAAGTTCGCCTTTAGTTGAAGGGACAAACAAAGAACCCCTCAATACTGCCT GCAACGGTACTAGAGTGGACCAAACAGCACATGTTGGAGAATCTGTTTCTATCACCTGCAAATATCCACAAGCAGATAAAAGCAGCATCAGATACTTCTGCAGACATGCTGGAAACTTCACCTGCACAAATATAATTTCAGCGCAGCATTCTAAATACACGAAACTGCCCAGGTTTTCCCTCACTGATGATAAACAGCAGGGGGCGTACACAGTGTTAATCTTCACTCTGACTCAGGAGGATGCCGGCAAATATCAGTGTGCCTTGAAAACACATAATTCCATCACATGCTTGCAAGACGTCCTCCTCCATGTTCTGA CCAAAACCGGCAGCAAAACAGGACAGCCCCCAG gtcaACCTGAGCAACCAACAAAAAGCATTAGAATCCAGCAAGAGTTTTGTTCTG GCCCGATCGCTGGTATTGTGTGTGCTGTCTTGATAGTGGTGGTTATAGTTGTACTCATACTGTGCAGACGGAAACTCTTCAACAGACAAG TGAGTTGTGCTTCAGAGGGAGCATCAGAGCAGAAGACAAACACTGTACAAATCACAGAG AGAAATGATGGAGATCACCAATATGAAGAAATCCAGATGCAGAACAAACAAGCGAACACAGTCTGCTCTCATTATTCCACAGTAAACCCACCTGCAGAGGACCTGCACTACACCAGCATCAATATCAAGGGAGACAGGTCCACTGGtactgataataataaaaatggatCTTGCACCTCAAACATCAGTGCCGAAGGTGCAGCACATgctccagcagagacaactCTCTACAGTACCATTGCAAAGCATGGAGAATAG